One Cicer arietinum cultivar CDC Frontier isolate Library 1 chromosome 8, Cicar.CDCFrontier_v2.0, whole genome shotgun sequence DNA segment encodes these proteins:
- the LOC101512485 gene encoding probable polygalacturonase encodes MKLFPKLTNPHVIGVIFLVVLLGLQELKVTECRVISEYDEKVEYYSAIDCRKHSAFLTDFGAVGDGKTSNTKVFEYAIRNLSQYGNDGGSLLVVPPGKWLTGSFNLTSHFTLFLQNDAVILASQDESEWPSLPVLPSYGRGRDAPNGRFSSLIFGTNLTDVVITGCNGTIDGQGSYWWDKFHKDELNLTRPYLIEIMFSNQIQISNLTLINSPSWFVHPIYSSDIIIQGLNIIAPIDSPNTDGIDPDSCSNVRIEDSQIISGDDCVAIKSGWDQYGIKFGMPSQHIIIRRLKCVSPDSAMIALGSEMSGGIQDIRVEDLTAINTQSAVRIKSAIGRGGFVKDIFVRGMNLNTMKYVFWMTGSYGSHPDPSFDPKALPIISGINYSNVVANNVTYSARLEGINGDPFSGICISNVTIHNVGNKLQWNCSDVEGVTSNVYPKPCELLPEKEGKFDCYFPDDKLPIESVDLKTCSFVSGLLF; translated from the exons ATGAAGCTGTTCCCAAAACTCACAAACCCCcat gTTATTGGTGTTATTTTCCTAGTTGTGTTATTGGGATTACAAGAATTGAAAGTAACAGAATGCAGAGTAATTAGTGAATATGATGAGAAGGTTGAGTACTACTCTGCAATTGATTGTAGAAAACACAGTGCATTTTTAACTGATTTTGGTGCTGTTGGTGATGGAAAAACATCGAACACTAAAGTTTTTGAATATGCAATCAGAAATCTTAGTCAATATGGTAATGATGGTGGATCTTTACTTGTTGTTCCACCTGGAAAATGGCTTACCGGAAGCTTTAATCTTACTAGTCATTTCACTCTTTTTCTGCAAAATGATGCTGTCATTCTCGCTTCTCAG GATGAATCAGAGTGGCCCTCACTACCTGTGTTACCATCATATGGTAGAGGAAGGGATGCACCTAATGGAAGATTTAGTAGTCTGATTTTTGGAACTAACCTCACAGATGTTGTAATTACTG GTTGCAATGGCACAATTGATGGACAAGGATCATATTGGTGGGACAAGTTCCACAAGGATGAATTGAATCTCACTAGGCCATACTTGATTGAGATTATGTTCTctaatcaaattcaaatatcaAATCTCACTTTGATTAACTCTCCATCTTGGTTTGTCCATCCAATTTATAGCAG TGACATTATAATTCAAGGACTTAATATAATTGCACCAATCGACTCTCCCAACACAGATGGAATAGATCCAG ATTCTTGTAGCAATGTAAGAATTGAAGATAGCCAAATAATATCTGGTGATGATTGTGTTGCAATAAAAAGTGGTTGGGACCAATATGGAATAAAATTTGGAATGCCAAGCcaacacataataattagaAGACTTAAATGTGTATCACCTGACAGTGCTATGATTGCATTAGGCAGTGAAATGTCAGGTGGAATTCAAGACATCAGAGTTGAAGATCTCACAGCAATCAACACTCAATCAGCAGTTAGAATCAAAAGTGCAATTGGCAGAGGTGGTTTTGTTAAAGATATTTTTGTTAGAGGTATGAATTTGAACACAATGAAATATGTTTTTTGGATGACAGGTTCATATGGATCACACCCTGATCCTAGTTTTGATCCAAAAGCACTTCCTATAATAAGTGGAATAAATTATAGTAATGTTGTGGCTAATAATGTTACATATTCAGCTAGACTTGAAGGAATTAATGGTGACCCTTTTAGTGGAATTTGTATTTCTAATGTCACTATTCATAATGTTGGAAATAAATTGCAATGGAATTGTAGTGATGTTGAAGGGGTTACTAGTAATGTTTATCCTAAGCCTTGTGAATTGTTGCCAGAGAAGGAAGGGAAGTTTGATTGTTATTTTCCAGATGATAAATTGCCTATTGAAAGTGTTGACTTGAAGACTTGTTCCTTTGTCAGTGGCTTATTATTTTGA
- the LOC105852736 gene encoding uncharacterized protein yields MQLFLKSQDKGMWRIITNGDFIPIVDQSDLTSTEKKEADWTTEDKANVLLNSKAQLFLCCALSREESKRVDECDTAKKVWDTLQTHHEGTNHVKETRTGIGVRKFELFEMNEEETIDEMY; encoded by the coding sequence ATGCAACTATTCCTTAAATCACAGGATaaaggaatgtggcgcatcataaCAAATGGAGACTTTATACCAATAGTTGATCAAAGTGATTTAACATCtactgaaaagaaagaagcagacTGGACAACAGAAGACAAAGCTAATGTACttctaaattctaaagctcaattatttttgtgttgtgctttgagcagggagGAAAGCAAAAGAGTTGATGAATGTGATACAGCTAAAAAAGTATGggatacattacaaactcatcatgaaggaacaaacCATGTAAAAGAAACGAGAACCGGTATTGGTGTACGAAAGTTTGAATTATTTGAGATGAATGAAgaagaaaccattgatgaaatgtattaa